A section of the Primulina eburnea isolate SZY01 chromosome 1, ASM2296580v1, whole genome shotgun sequence genome encodes:
- the LOC140836410 gene encoding transcription factor DIVARICATA-like, translating into MKWGMEILSPSSCFSNSSLFLGETRGAGWTQAENKAFENALAFFDENTPDRWQRVAEMVPGKTVGDVMRQYKELEDDVSSIEAGLIPVPGYTTSLPFTLEWGGSHVYDGFKQACHVSGGRKSGSLLRSSDQERKKGVPWTEEEHKLFLMGLKKYGKGDWRNISRNFVITRTPTQVASHAQKYFIRQLSGGKDKRRASIHDITTVNLGENQTLPPDNIKPPSQEQPNSASPIHELPFQWNQTNGDAIVGFNPSGIRPRPYRTGSYGLKAPGQSLSTNAAYESYLGPQNLIFQMQSELHYPNA; encoded by the exons ATGAAGTGGGGTATGGAGATTTTGTCACCAAGTTCATGCTTTTCAAACTCTAGCTTGTTTCTCGGTGAGACCAGGGGCGCGGGTTGGACTCAAGCGGAGAACAAGGCCTTTGAGAATGCACTTGCGTTTTTCGATGAAAATACGCCCGATCGATGGCAAAGAGTGGCTGAAATGGTTCCAGGAAAAACCGTTGGAGATGTGATGAGGCAATACAAAGAATTGGAAGATGATGTTAGTAGTATAGAGGCAGGGTTGATTCCAGTTCCTGGTTATACTACATCATTGCCTTTTACTCTGGAATGGGGTGGTAGCCATGTTTATGATGGATTTAAGCAAGCTTGTCACGTTTCCGGGGGAAGAAAATCCGGTTCTTTGCTTCGGTCTTCCGATCAGGAACGGAAAAAGGGTGTCCCATGGACTGAAGAAGAGCACAA GTTGTTCTTGATGGGGCTCAAGAAATATGGAAAAGGGGACTGGAGAAACATATCTCGAAATTTCGTGATTACTCGGACACCAACTCAAGTTGCCAGCCATGCTCAGAAGTACTTCATCAGGCAACTTTCCGGCGGAAAAGATAAGAGAAGAGCGAGCATTCATGACATAACAACAGTAAACCTCGGGGAAAACCAAACCCTTCCACCAGATAATATAAAACCACCTTCACAAGAGCAGCCAAATTCTGCCTCTCCTATTCACGAACTTCCTTTCCAGTGGAATCAGACGAATGGTGACGCAATCGTTGGCTTTAACCCGAGCGGCATCCGCCCCCGCCCTTATCGTACTGGTTCTTATGGACTTAAAGCTCCGGGCCAAAGCTTATCAACAAATGCGGCGTATGAATCATATTTGGGACCTCAAAATCTAATCTTTCAGATGCAATCCGAGCTTCATTATCCTAATGCATGA